From the genome of Falco biarmicus isolate bFalBia1 chromosome 2, bFalBia1.pri, whole genome shotgun sequence:
GTTAAAATTTTCTCCTCCCACTGCAACGCATCTCAGTCCTGGGAACATCCAAAAGCAACCCACAGGTTCATAATATTTATGCTTCTCTCTTTCagcaattattttgcaaatttatttaattacCTATCAATGTTATTTTGTCCCTCCTGAGGTGTAACTGAGGGAATTGAGATAGAACCACTCAGCTGATTGCTGGTGAATAAAATGTTCTGCATTGTGAGCAAAGGTATCTGTCAAAAAACTTAACGTTAGTTCAGTCCCACATAATATGTAAAATGACACTACTATCTCCAAAGCCAAAGGGGAATTTCAGACACTGGAAAGTCTCCtcacaactgaagaaaaaagatttttgtgaTGAAGTTTTTGGACTCCAGCACTGCCGACAAGGCCCTTCCAGGGAGTTCGGAAAGAGTTaacaggaggctgcagcagcagcgctcTGCTGGTGActgcctgcagcctgcaagGTACAGCCCCAGCAGACACGCTATCAGACCGGGCAAGGCAAACAAACTGAACTGAAACCATCCTTCAGCCAGcccatcctcttcctcccgTGATGTCACGCTACAAATTGCCTGagctctctcctctcctccccagaAGGAGCCGGGCTGGCGAGAGGCTGCAGGGGCGCGGGACGCCGGGGCCGTGCTCTGCAGGAACAAACACGCTCTGGAATTTAATTTCTGCCCTCACAAGCAGCTTGCTTCCCACCCCGTGGGGccggccagccagccagccagcgcTCGGAGCAGCCAAAAAGCTCGTTTCACAGAAAGAAGGCTGAGGGAGAAACCCAAGTGCCGACCCTGCGTGGCATCGGGGAGAGCGTTTTCTAAAGCATCCGAAGCATCCGTACCCCACCGACAAAACTCCAACACCATGATCCGCAGCCGTGAACAAGGCAGAAAGTTCTACAACAGCTTCATCGAACTGAGGGAGCAAAGGGAGCTAAGCAAGCTTTGGGATGACCTCATCTGCCACAAATTATATGGGTTTTGACTTTTGAAGCCTGGCTATGTGATTACAAACACCACTGGGAAGAGAGGAGCGACCTCCTGGTGATCACTGCTGGAGATGTACTCCCCTGCCACAGAGATTATGTTTCTCCTCTGAAGCTTTACCCTGCAACAAACTTACTAAAGCACAGGGTTCAAATACATCTGCAAGTTCttctggaatttaaaaaaagttgcGATAAAAATACTAGAGAAACCTCCAAATCACAGGACTTTTTAAATATACCATTATAATGGTAAGCTCTAATTGCTCCACTGAGGACTCCTTTAAATATACTTTATATGGATGTATCTTTAGCATGGTGTTTGTTCTTGGCCTCATAGCAAACTGTGTTGCtatctacatttttatttgtactttaaaaGTGCGAAATGAAACTACAACTTACATGCTGAATTTAGCAATATCAGATCTGCTTTTTGTGTTTACATTACCCTTCAGGATTTATTACTTTGTAGCGAGAAACTGGCCTTTTGGAGACATTCTTTGCAAGATTTCTGTCACCCTCTTTTATACAAATATGTACGGGagcattttatttctgacttGCATAAGTGTAGATCGCTTTTTGGCTATAGTACACCCTTTTCGATCTAAGACTCTCCGAACcaaaaggaatgcaaaaattGTCTGCGCTGCAGTATGGATAACAGTGTTAGCAGGCAGCACACCAGCAAGCTTTTTCCAGTCTACAAACCGCCGCAATAATACTGAACAAAGAAcatgttttgaaaacttttcaGAGGACACATGGAAAACCTACCTATCTCGAATTGTTATCTTCATTGAaatagttgggttttttattccaCTCATCTTGAACGTgacctgctccaccatggtcTTACGGACTTTGAATAAACCTCTTACATTAAGTCGGAATAAATTAAGCAAGAAAAAGGTACTCAAAATGATTTTTGTCCATTTGGTGatattctgcttctgctttgtgcCTTATAACATTACCTTAATACTTTACTCCCTTATGAGAACACAGACCTGGATTAACTGTTCAGTGGTAACTGCAGTCAGGACTATGTACCCCGTCACTCTGTGCATTGCCGTTTCAAACTGCTGTTTTGACCCTATAGTCTACTATTTTACATCAGATACAATTCAAAATTCCATAAAAAAGAACCGGACCACTAGGCCACGGGACATCAGATTCTCTGAAAGGCC
Proteins encoded in this window:
- the LPAR6 gene encoding lysophosphatidic acid receptor 6; this encodes MVSSNCSTEDSFKYTLYGCIFSMVFVLGLIANCVAIYIFICTLKVRNETTTYMLNLAISDLLFVFTLPFRIYYFVARNWPFGDILCKISVTLFYTNMYGSILFLTCISVDRFLAIVHPFRSKTLRTKRNAKIVCAAVWITVLAGSTPASFFQSTNRRNNTEQRTCFENFSEDTWKTYLSRIVIFIEIVGFFIPLILNVTCSTMVLRTLNKPLTLSRNKLSKKKVLKMIFVHLVIFCFCFVPYNITLILYSLMRTQTWINCSVVTAVRTMYPVTLCIAVSNCCFDPIVYYFTSDTIQNSIKKNRTTRPRDIRFSERPVSENFIQHSLQTIKMKIFDSDSTI